The Dermochelys coriacea isolate rDerCor1 chromosome 13, rDerCor1.pri.v4, whole genome shotgun sequence genome includes the window CCCTGCACGGCCCGTGAGCAGCGACTGCACCTGGAACTCTCCCTTGCCCTTGCACAGTGATACCAAGGCTCCTTTCCCTGGCATGTGAGTCTGCCCAAGCAGTACCCCTTTGCACGCCGGTCCATGGCCTGTGCAGGCCCAAGCTCCATGTTGCCCCGCAGGCTCTAGGTCTAGCCTCACCTCGGGGGACTTTCTGGCAGACACGGCCACAGCCACTGCTTCTGCACCTTTGTCCTCTGGGACACTCCTCGTCAGCTCTGCACTCATCCACGCACGAGTCAGTGGGGCCATCCCCAGACTTGTCCTCTCTCTCTGTAACACAGCAGGGGGCCCAGATGCCTGATCACCAGGGGTGCGCAGAGCCCAgggagccccagggcaggggaagggagcatgCCCGTACCTGTGCGCACTGCCACACACTCCCGGCGGCACCCCGTGTCGCAGCACTTCTCATGTCTCTCGCACACGTGGTCGTCCAGGCACCGGTTTGAACGGTGCTGTCTCGGGTCGCTGCAGGCCTCTGCCCTGGGACAGGCACCAGgatgctctggggagggggaggcgacGAGAGAGGGACAATGAACCCCTCCTTGGCAGGCCGGGGACCCTCCATATCAACCTGTAATGAGAACTGCCCACGGGGAGGGTCCCAGCCAGACTCTCGGGCtcctccagcccaagccctcTGCAGACACATGCTCACTCCTGGCTCCTGCACCCCCATACACCCTCTCTCTGCTGCACTGCCCTGGCATAGGGTGCATTCTCTCCCTGGACTGCCAGTCTGGCCCTGGGGATGAATGGGGCTGGTCCCTCTGCAGCCTAGCTGGGTACCTTTGTAGTGGGGGACACAGCGCATGGCACAGCCGCTGAAACAGCACTTCTCCTGCCTGGGGCAATCCCGGTCATGAGCACAGGCATCCTGCTCGTTGCACGGCACCAGTGTTTGCCAGGGCTTCTGCTTTGGGCACACGCCGGGTTTCTCTGACAAGAGAGGGTGGGAAGGGCAGGTTTGGAGGCTGCTGGATAGAGGGTGTCACAGTGGGGACCCACCACACCCACCCCAGGGGGAGGGTACAGCCAGCCCATCCTGCTGCACCCACCGGCCCCTCGGAACTGCGCTGGGGGATTCTTAGGGCTGGCTCTACCGACATCTGGCTCTCCAGCCCGGCGCTGGAGTCCAGAGGTCTGACGCAGCGGgctgcagctccccaccacccAGCCTCGCTCAGCAGCTGCAGATCCTGACCCAGAGGTGCACAAAGCCTGTGGAATGGCTGCTTAGCCGAAGTCTCCACACCTTGCGCAAGGCAGCCCTGTGCTTGAGGCGGGTCTCCTGGCCCATCGGTgcgctgcagcccctgtgctcTCTGCTCATACCTGGAGCACAGGCAGCACCTGGCGTAGGGGTGGGGAGGTCTCCAGCTGCCCCTTGCCCGCCTTGCACACAGCCACTGGTGTTAACCCTTTCCTGCTGGGGATTCACCAGCGGGGCAAGATAGCTCCAGTGGATGCTAACGGTGGTGAGAGCCCCATGCTGGAGTGAGGGgagcccagctcctgctgctctgttaCCTCTCTCTGGGGCCTGGCATGTCCGGCCACACCCACTGTCACAGCACTTCTGGTCCCCCgcacactccttgtcccctgcgCATGAGGACCTGCACAAGGGGGACTCGGATGTTATCCCGTCTGTCAGGGGGCAGATGCCGGGCTTCTCTGGAAAGCAGAAGGCAGAGGAGTGAGGGGGCTCACTGGGGTCTCGTGATGGGACGAGCACCCGCCCCACCACTGGTCGTTCTGTCGTGATGTCACAGTCATGGGGTTCCTTGTTCTCGCAGGCTGAGCCCTGGGCCCTGTCTGTCTGCACAGACACGGTGGCTGCGTGGCCGTGTGCCTGGGAGCTTGTCTGAGCGCCTTGGGAACATGCCAGGCTGGCCTCTCCCAGCCACCTCGACAAACCCGCAGGGATTGGCTCTGCTCTGTCTCTCCCCAGCTTCTCGCTTGCCCAGGTGAGGGGCTGCCTGCAGGGCAATCTGAACCTGCCTCCTACCTTCCGAAGGGGTCACGCACTCGTGGTCACAGCCATGCAGGCAGCACTTCTGGGCCCTGGGGCACTCGCCATCCCCTCGGCATCTAGCTTCGCACTCATAGCTGAAGTAGAGCCCGTTGCGCACGGGGCAGAATCCAGGCTTCCCTGGGCAGACAGAGGCCAAGGGCAGTCACAGAGCTGGCCAGAGGGAGGCCAGGGGGCGAGGGAGGGGTCTGAGCCCACGCTGAAGGAGAAGGGAGTGTCCCTGTCCCAAGCTGCCTGTGATCAGGTGGAGGGGCTGGGTGCTAGAAGCCGGGTGCTGCTGATGTGGGGAGTGTGGGATGCTGCCGCACTGGCAATGCCAGGGGGTCACTGGGACCCTGTATGCCCTTCTCTCTGCACCAGGGGGCCAgtttcctggggggaggggattccCTGGGCCCGGTGGTGCTGGCAAGTCACCTCAGAGGCACAGAGCCCAGGCAGGTGGGACCCCGGACCAAGACACAAGGCTGCCGCGCAGGGCCCGGGGGTGTCCCTGAGCCtgcacatgctgcccccacctgcCATGGCTCCAAACACGGGGCGTggatgtgacgaagcgggactgttctaaatgtttcctctgaatagtgtgggggtgcctcagtttcccctaggcagttcttaagtctctaggtggtgggataagggtgtatgatccttgcagagccctagagggcaggtgtgtgcaggggtctggctctgcaacgatcatacaaccttatcccaccacctagagacttaagaactgcatcggggaaactgaggcacccccacactattcagaggaaacattaagaacagtcccgcttcgtcacagtgGCACTGTCTCTCCCTGGGTCAGGGCGCTGCAGGCGTGGTCACAGCCACGACTGCAGCATTTCTGGCTCCCCGCCGGCCCCACGGCTCCTTGTTCAGTGGCTGGGCAGGCTGCCGGCTGGAACATGGGGTGGCCCAAGGCAGTCGGATCCTGATGAGCCCCTACTGCCTccatgtggggagggagaggagacctTGGGAAAATGGATCCGCTGGGACAGGCAGATAGCAGAGGGCCCTTTGTAGGCCCAGCCTCTAGCCCCTGTTCCTGTCCATCGCTCGTGTAGTCCTGTCAGTGTGTTCCCAATGCTGCCATAGGGGTGTCGCTGCCATAGGGCTGTCACTGCCATTCCTCCCGCATGGGCACGGACACTCACCGCTGCCCTGTGCTGGGCACGCCTGGCGGCACCGATGGCTGCAGCACCTCTCTGCTCTCGGGCAGTCCTGGTCACTGCGACATCTCTGCCCACCGTGCCCCTTGGGGGCGGCTGGGCCAGCGCCGGGTTCCTCTGCAACACAGAGCGGTCACAGGGCAGTGACGCCCCATTCAGACAAGCCCTAACGCTCCAGCTTGTATCAGGGGGATGGCAGGGAATGGGACTGACAAAAGACCCTGCTCTTTTCTCAATCCAGCCTCAGCCCTTGAGTTCCAGCCTTTCCCCACCCACTGCACTGAGACCTTTTCGTTCCCAGGACGGTATCTTAGGAGGAAAAGGCCCGGTTGTCTCTGTCCTCAGCCCCTGTCATGGGCACCCCACCTGCCCCATATGCCGTCAGAGCTCTCTGCTCACTGCCTCTCCCTCAAGTCCCTCACTGCTCCTCCTCCCTGTGCCCTGCTCCAGCCAATAACTCTGGGTATCCCCCACATAAAGATCACGGGCTCCAGAGAATCCCAGCCCCTGCACCAGGAAACTGGCCCTCGAGCCTTCAGCCCCTGGGAGGGAGTGATGGGATGGGCAGCGAGTGCCCCTGGAGCAGCCCACATGGGCACGTGCCGTCTCACCTGCCGTGGGGGAGGGCGGTGCACAGACGTAGCTGGAGCCCATCCTGCAGCACTTGTCTCTCTTGTGGCAGTCGCTGTCCTGCTGGCACAGCGTCAGGGGCGGCCCCTCGTCTCTGATTTTAAATGCTGGGCAAAGCCCCGGTTTCTCTGGAACACAGGCCAGGCGTGTGGCAGTGAGGCCCTGTCCAGTCACAGAGCTGCCCCAGTCAAGTCCCACCAACTCcatggggcagcaggcagggggtTCTTGGGGAAATGGGCCAGGCCCGGCCTGAAGGGTGGCCCAGAACCAGTCCCCTGGCCCGCTGCCTCGGCACCTTCCCTGGCCTCTCCTTGCCCTTTGCTCTCTGAGGTCGCCCCCTCTCTGCCCTGTGACTCACGTCTGGCTTGGGCCCTGGCATGTCTAGTCCTCTTCCCCcagatccctccctgccccaagccctgctctCAGATGCCCGTCCCCTCTTTGCCTCAGCTCACGTGCCCTCTGTCTAGCCAGCGCTCCCGCCCCGTCTGCCCTCGCTCTTTGCTCCATCTTGGCCCTCGGTCCCCAGCTCTCTGGGCCCATGTCCTCTGCCCCCTGGCCCCCAGTGCTCTGTGCCCCACGTCCCCATTCCCCAACCCCTGGGACAGAGCTCCCTGGGGGAATGATGGCCCGAGTCTGAGCTGCTGGCTGGGGAGCAGACCATTCAGGACATGTGTAacattattgacttgaactgggaccatatagaacattgttgcaaccaaggtcctgtagtggcaccaaatcttgtataaagggggtcaaataaggtatctaagacaaggttaggattatgctatctgtttgcatgtatcatttttgtatttaaaaatataagtattggctctatactgtctgtattccaaacttgtgctatgcttctgggtgacaccccagataagttgcaaaaagaaaaggagtacttgtggcac containing:
- the LOC119842106 gene encoding balbiani ring protein 3-like, whose amino-acid sequence is MGQEPGAGPAAPKGHGGQRCRSDQDCPRAERCCSHRCRQACPAQGSGKPGFCPVRNGLYFSYECEARCRGDGECPRAQKCCLHGCDHECVTPSEEKPGICPLTDGITSESPLCRSSCAGDKECAGDQKCCDSGCGRTCQAPEREKPGVCPKQKPWQTLVPCNEQDACAHDRDCPRQEKCCFSGCAMRCVPHYKEHPGACPRAEACSDPRQHRSNRCLDDHVCERHEKCCDTGCRRECVAVRTEREDKSGDGPTDSCVDECRADEECPRGQRCRSSGCGRVCQKVPRGEARPRACGATWSLGLHRPWTGVQRGTAWADSHARERSLGITVQGQGRVPGAVAAHGPCRADMKV